A stretch of Microcoleus sp. FACHB-68 DNA encodes these proteins:
- a CDS encoding serine/threonine-protein kinase, with amino-acid sequence MTYCVIPGCQHPHNCDTAKICQSCGSKLWLKDRYRPIQQIGQGGFGRTFLAVDEDIPSQPRCVVKQLYFSQDSNSNFQKAIQLFHQEAVRLEHLGTHPQIPSLLAHFEQNKWLYLAQELIEGETLSQQLKQQGVFSEKLILQLLQDLLPVLQYIHEQQVIHRDIKPANIMRRRSDGKYILIDFGIAKLFAGTNLSQTGTIIGSLEYMAPEQTRGKALPASDLYSLGATCIHLLTGIAPSNLYDTTRDRWAWRDYLPTGTDLGGMTSPASRIRLGKVLDKLLQNALNQRYLSAAEVLQALNEPVNPPAQKTVRQSSLKTACPSIKSSVPAVVKSSLPRQNPSFLNKLFRRVTHQSQDNDSLTSEVGVDYTKLRDLLAAHKWQEADQETKTVLCQAAGKRGGYIDTRNIEQLPCQDLQTIDRLWVKYSAGRFGFSVQKKIYDSVAGDYAMFCERIGWPAHNPTIPNNSLKFKSSAPAGHLPSRIWVGGIYWWQHAGAMSEKLSKCDTL; translated from the coding sequence ATGACTTACTGCGTTATCCCAGGATGCCAGCACCCCCACAACTGTGATACAGCTAAAATTTGCCAGAGTTGCGGTTCTAAGCTGTGGCTCAAAGATCGCTACCGCCCGATTCAACAAATCGGCCAAGGAGGGTTTGGCCGAACCTTTTTAGCCGTTGATGAAGATATCCCTTCTCAACCGCGCTGTGTGGTTAAACAACTTTACTTTTCACAAGATAGCAATAGCAACTTTCAAAAAGCGATTCAGCTTTTTCACCAAGAAGCCGTCAGGTTAGAACATTTAGGTACGCATCCACAAATTCCGTCTTTGCTAGCGCACTTTGAACAAAACAAGTGGTTGTATTTAGCTCAAGAATTAATTGAAGGGGAAACACTTTCACAGCAATTGAAGCAACAAGGTGTGTTTAGTGAAAAACTGATTCTACAATTGCTACAAGATTTGCTGCCGGTGTTGCAGTATATCCACGAGCAACAAGTAATTCACCGGGATATTAAGCCGGCAAATATTATGCGCCGGCGCAGTGATGGTAAATATATCCTGATCGATTTTGGGATTGCCAAATTGTTTGCCGGCACTAATCTTTCCCAAACCGGCACAATCATTGGCAGTTTAGAATATATGGCACCCGAACAAACGCGAGGTAAAGCCCTTCCTGCCAGTGATCTTTACAGTTTAGGCGCGACTTGCATTCACCTACTCACCGGCATTGCCCCCTCTAACTTATACGACACAACCCGCGATCGGTGGGCGTGGCGCGATTATTTACCCACCGGCACTGACTTGGGTGGAATGACTTCGCCCGCGTCTCGCATTCGCTTGGGTAAAGTTTTGGATAAATTGTTGCAAAATGCCCTCAATCAGCGATATCTTTCAGCGGCTGAAGTGTTGCAAGCGCTGAATGAGCCGGTAAACCCCCCTGCTCAAAAAACCGTTCGTCAATCATCCTTAAAAACAGCTTGCCCTTCGATTAAATCTTCTGTGCCGGCTGTAGTAAAATCCTCACTTCCCCGCCAAAATCCTTCATTTTTAAATAAACTATTTCGCCGCGTAACCCATCAATCTCAAGATAATGATTCGCTCACCTCAGAGGTGGGGGTTGACTATACAAAATTGCGCGATTTACTGGCAGCGCACAAATGGCAAGAAGCCGATCAGGAAACGAAAACCGTTTTATGTCAGGCTGCCGGCAAGCGAGGCGGTTATATCGATACCCGTAATATTGAACAATTGCCCTGTCAAGATTTGCAAACAATTGACCGGCTATGGGTGAAATACAGCGCAGGTCGCTTTGGCTTTAGTGTGCAGAAAAAAATTTATGACAGTGTTGCCGGGGACTACGCAATGTTTTGTGAACGCATTGGATGGCCGGCTCATAACCCAACGATTCCCAATAACAGCCTAAAATTTAAATCCTCAGCGCCGGCGGGACATTTGCCCTCGCGGATATGGGTTGGGGGAATTTACTGGTGGCAACACGCCGGTGCAATGTCTGAAAAACTTAGCAAATGTGACACTCTTTAG
- a CDS encoding manganese catalase family protein: MFFHKKELIKKDVKIEAPNPRFAQLLLEQFGGATGELTAALQYWVQSFHVENPGIRDMLQDIAIEEFSHLEMVGKLIEAHTKNTDQTDAFKSTLFAMRGIGPHFLDSQGSAWTAAYINEGGDVVRDLRANIAAEGGARQTYEQLIKYAPDAGTKDMLVHLLTREISHTQMFMKALESLGKLTDPFFGNVQPDQTVDIYYNLSTNGAQDERGPWNSEPDFRYIADPLNAKA; this comes from the coding sequence GTGTTTTTTCACAAAAAAGAACTCATTAAAAAAGATGTGAAAATTGAGGCACCAAATCCTCGTTTCGCCCAGTTGCTACTCGAACAATTTGGCGGGGCAACCGGCGAACTGACCGCAGCTTTACAGTATTGGGTGCAGTCCTTCCATGTGGAAAATCCAGGCATCCGGGATATGCTTCAAGATATTGCCATCGAAGAGTTTAGCCATTTAGAAATGGTTGGCAAACTGATTGAAGCCCATACCAAAAATACAGACCAAACAGACGCGTTCAAGAGTACACTCTTTGCGATGCGAGGCATCGGGCCGCATTTCTTAGATAGCCAAGGCAGTGCTTGGACAGCAGCTTATATCAATGAAGGCGGCGACGTGGTGCGCGATTTGCGGGCTAATATTGCGGCAGAAGGCGGGGCGCGTCAAACTTACGAACAGTTGATTAAATACGCTCCGGATGCGGGAACGAAGGATATGCTGGTTCATTTGCTGACCCGCGAAATTTCCCACACCCAGATGTTTATGAAGGCGCTGGAATCACTGGGTAAACTCACAGATCCTTTCTTCGGTAATGTTCAGCCCGATCAAACTGTAGATATCTACTACAATTTATCGACAAATGGCGCACAGGATGAGCGCGGCCCCTGGAACTCTGAACCAGATTTCCGCTATATTGCCGATCCGTTGAATGCTAAAGCTTAA
- a CDS encoding CbiX/SirB N-terminal domain-containing protein has translation MIVHLKFTGTIKKLLSAYLLVFHGSRDRRYQVAVEQLTQLVCDVQMHRPASGRSGSGNLATHSAETFVGMGLLELHPLPLHEQIREFAERSFAAGIHSIQVVPVFLLPGVHVMEDIPAEVARAQQALGSQAKIEIKPYLGKHPGLTGLLSAQQANMAADAWILLSHGSRRAGANQPIEDMAIKLGAVPAYWSVRSSLEKQVEALVNAGHRRIGILPYFLFAGAITDAISQYVSELSQRFSAVELQLAEPLGAGIALARLISDLAGE, from the coding sequence GTGATTGTTCATTTAAAGTTTACAGGCACCATCAAGAAATTGTTATCTGCTTATCTATTGGTATTTCACGGCAGCCGCGACCGGCGCTACCAGGTTGCTGTCGAGCAACTGACTCAATTAGTCTGCGATGTTCAGATGCACCGGCCGGCTTCTGGACGCTCAGGATCGGGAAATTTGGCAACGCATTCGGCAGAAACCTTCGTTGGGATGGGTTTGTTAGAACTGCATCCCTTGCCTTTGCATGAGCAAATTCGAGAATTCGCTGAGCGTTCTTTTGCCGCCGGCATCCACTCTATTCAAGTGGTGCCGGTGTTTTTACTTCCGGGTGTTCATGTCATGGAAGATATCCCGGCAGAGGTCGCCAGAGCGCAACAAGCTTTAGGCTCACAGGCGAAAATAGAGATCAAGCCTTACTTAGGTAAACATCCGGGTCTTACCGGCTTGCTGTCGGCACAACAGGCAAATATGGCAGCTGATGCCTGGATTTTGCTATCTCACGGCAGCCGTCGTGCCGGTGCCAATCAACCGATTGAGGATATGGCCATTAAGTTAGGTGCGGTGCCGGCCTATTGGTCTGTACGATCAAGTTTGGAAAAGCAAGTGGAAGCACTCGTGAATGCCGGCCACCGAAGGATCGGGATTTTGCCCTATTTCTTATTTGCTGGCGCGATTACCGATGCGATCTCCCAATATGTCAGTGAGCTTTCCCAGCGATTTTCCGCAGTAGAATTACAGTTAGCTGAACCTTTAGGAGCCGGTATTGCGCTGGCACGTTTGATTTCAGATTTGGCTGGAGAATAA